From Octopus sinensis unplaced genomic scaffold, ASM634580v1 Contig19172, whole genome shotgun sequence:
TGTCTGAAGCGCAATCTCTAAAATTAAGTGAGGTACCGCCCCTAGTACCAACACCGGAACCGTCTTTGGCACCATCAGTGACACAATCTGTGGAATCATCTCTGGACTTATCTCCTGAAGTGTCTGTAGAATCATCCATAACGGTATCTGAGGTTTCCTCCCTTAATTCGTCTGCTACTTTTCCTCTCTCACAATCACCTTCTACACAAACTTTGCACTCATTGCCACCGACACCACCTGGAACGATGTCGCCGATGCAGCCTGAAACAGAAATACCTCTGCTAACACAACCGTCGACATCCCCGACAACTTCCCGTTTCTTTTTTTCGTCACCATCGACAGAGACTTCCTCTTCCCCCACCTCGTCTCTAACCACGCTGTCGTCACATTCTCGTGCAACGCCACCGACAGCGAGTGTTGAAGGAGATAGCAGCAGTGTGAACGGAAATTTTACAATTATATACCAAGATGCTAACCACGTAGTCCAGCACCTAAGCGACGACATGTACAAGACAATGAAACAGAGCATCAAACGAGGCCGTGTGAAGGAACTGCAGAAGATAttttctgcatacatatatgacaaaGATGACTTGCATCAAAATAAAGCCCACTATATAAATGGCGGAGAAATATCAGATACTTCTTGGGCACATACAATCGGAACGAAACCAATAGGATATAAACCAGTAGAAAGTAATTTGAATCAGATACTTCgtgtacaaaacaagcaaaacGAAGTAcaacgagaagaaaaagaactgaaaacaggggaagaaaagaaagaactacTCAATTATGAACTGGAGCAAAAACAGCAAATAGAGATAACAGAAAATACTTTCATCAACGCAGATGTGGCCTCCGTTCCCCTCTATTCTACTCCAGACAATGCTATGCAAAGTGGAGACACTATTTATAAAACAGAGCCAAATATACTGACAAATATATCGGACACATCATTTAATACGTCCGAAGCTGAGGAAGTGGGGCTGGTTTCTGAACGTCTCATTAACGTCGAGCAACAACAAACAGAAGAGTCTCTATCGCTACCGTCGACTGGTTTTCAAACTACGATCACATCAGATATAATGTATCCTGAGCAGCAATGTAGATTGGAATCGATGTCTAAAATTAACGACAACATCCGGAACGAAAGCGACGAGAATAGCAGTTACGAAATAATTAATACGAtcaccaacaacgacaacagtaaTATCGACATTAaaagcaacaacgacaatgatctctacagcaacaacaacgatataaAAGGTGTCATTGAAACAAAAACGGATAATTATGTTCGCGGAGAAGATATGACAGAAGAGGTGCTTGTTGTTGAGGTGAATAGAAAGGTGGAAACTATCAACGACAGTAATGTCGTTAACGAACAAAACAGTAGCCAGATCAACAATATacatggcgacgacgacgacgacgataacaacaataacaacatcacctTGGGGACGTTTTCCACAGATGAGGGGAAAACTGAATCACTGTTGTACTCAAGAAATATTTCAGAGTCAACGGTGACCGACCAGGAGTACAGCAATGGAATTAGAACCAGTGGAAATGAAGAATTCATAGTAAAAGATATTCCATCAGAAACATCAGGCGAATCCGAAATCGTAGAACAACAAATAGAAAACCAGATAACCAATAAAATTGATGCCAATACAGAGCTTGAAGTTGAAGCTGAAGTAGGGAACGAGCTTAGTGAGACGTCTGTAAAGCCAATTAGAAAAGAAGAAACCGAACAGTCTGGTAGAGAGGATGCCGAGATCAgaaaaaaagatttaccacaaagcCCAGAAAAAGTTCATAACAAAACCAATATACAAGAATTGTCGATTTTCGACATTTCAAAAACTGTCAGAAAACACAAAGTAAGAAAACTTGCAAGGATCTGGCCGCCAACAAGATATGCGGATGATGAAGCAGATACATATCTTAATTTTCAACcttggaagaaagaaaatgacatgAATTCAGAGAAAGAGAATCAAAATGCTGGTGGAAATGTGGAAGACAATGAAACTAACTTGTTGAACGGTACTCAGACACACATCCTAGAAGATACCGCAACTGTGATTGAGAAATACAGACCAACAGCTCAAGAAAGACTCAGAATTGTTAACAAACATATTGGAGAAAGAACAGTTGGTGTAACTAAAGGACTCCTGCCCTCACCTGACAGTAAAGTTGTACATGAGACCGTGGAAGTTAgcccacccacagacacacaagaAACTCTCCCTTCAGTAAACAAAGAAATTGTATATGAGACTATAGAAGATAGCCCGCCAACAGTAGCACAAGAAACCTCTGACAGAGAGATACATGAGACTGTGGAAGTTAGCCCATCGACAGATTTGACAAACTTTGCTGAAATTTCATCAGTCAAGGAAGCCGAAGAATGTTTAGAAACCTTGCCTGCAATGAAAAGTGAAACTATAATGAAAGCTTGTGATGAACCCCTctttaaaaaaacagaagaatCTATCACTTTCTTGAAGAAAgaagatgctgatgatgttaAAGAAATTACTTCTGCtacaaaagatgaagaaaattttGTCCCAGATAAGCGCGTTGCTGACGTGCACTCATTGAATGACTCTGAAATAACTGGCAAAATTATTAAGACTGAGCAATCACGTAGACCCAGTGTTCAAGAAAGACTCAGGATTGTAAACAGCCGGATTACTCAGATAAGAAATAATATTCCGGCTCAACAAACAGAAGAAATTATCCTTAAAACAAATGAGATTGCTCCTGATACAAAGGTCCCTGAGACAACTGATTCTGTAACCAGTAATACTGCACACGGTCTTCATGAGGTAACCCCACTAATTCAGTCACAAGGATTCAGTACCCTGAACACTGAAGTTGCACACAAGTCCGCGGAAGTTAGCCCACCATTAAACACACAAGAATCTATTCTTTCAGTAAGCAAAGAAGTTGTACAGGATTCTGTAGAAGCTAGCCTTCCAACCGTCACACAAGAAGCTGTCTCTTCAGTGGACAGTGAAGTCGTACATGAAGTTGTGGAAGTTAGTCTTCCAACCGTCACACAAGAAGCTCTCCCTTCAGTGGACAGTGAAGTCGTACATGAAGTTGTGGAAGTTAGCCTTCCAACCGTCACACAAGAAGCTCTCCCTTCAGTGGACAGTGAAGTCGTAGATGAAACTGTGGAAGTTAGCCTACCAACCATCACACAAGAAACTTTTCCTCCAGTGGACAGCGAAGTCGTACATGAAATTGTAGAAGTTAGCCCACCAACCGTCACACAAGAAACGCTCTCTTCAGTGGACAGTGGAATCGTACATGAAGTTGTGGAAGTCAGCCTACCAACCATCACACAAGAAGCACTTCCTCCAGTGGACAGTGAAGTGGCATATGAAGCTGTGGAAATTAGCCCACCAACCGTCACACAAGAGACTATCCATTCAGTGGACAGCGAAGTCGTACATGAAATTGTGGAAGTTAGCCTACCAACCGTCATTCAAGAACCTGTCCATTCAGTGGACAGTGAAGTCACACATCAAATTGTGGAAGTTAGCCTACCAACCGTCTCACAAGAGGCTGTCCCTTCAGTGGGCAGTGAAGTCGTAGATGAAACTGTGGAAGTCAGCCTTCCAACCGTCACACAAGAAGCTCTCCCTTCAGTGGACAGAGAAGTCGTACATGAAATTGTGGAAGTTAGCCTACCAACCGTCTCACAAGAGGCTGTCCCTTCAGTGGGCAGTGAAGTCGTAGATGAAACTGTGGAAGTCAGCCTTCCAACCGTCACACAAGAAGCTGTCCCTTCAGTGGACAGCGAAGTCGTACATGAAATTGTGGAAGTTAGCCTACCAACCGTCTCACAAGAGGCTGTCCCTTCAGTGGACAGTGAAGTCGTAGATGAAACTGTGGAAGTCAGCCTTCCAACCGTCACACAAGAAGCTGTCCCTTCAGTGGACAGCGAAGTCGTACATGAAATTGTGGAAGTTATCCTACCAACTGTCTCACAAGAGGCTGTCCCTTCAGTGGGCAGTGAAGTCGTAGATGAAACTGTGGAAGTTAGCCTTCCAGCCGTCACACAAGAGGCTGTACCTTCAGTGGACAGCGAAGTCGTACATGAAGTTGTGGAAGTTAGCCCCCCAATCGTCTCACAAGAGGCTATCCCTTCAGTGGACAGCGAAGTCGTACAGGAAGTTGTGGAAGTCAGCCTACCAGCCGTCATTCAAGAACCTGTCCATTCAGTGGACAGTGAAGTCACACATCAAATTGTGGAAGTTAGCTTACCAACCGTCTCACAAGAGGCTGTCCCTTCAGTGGACAGTGAAGTCGTACATGAAGTTGTGGAAGTTAGCCTTCCAACCGCCACACAAGAAGCTCTCCCTTCAGGGGAAAACGAAGTCGTAGGTGAGACTGTGGAAGTTAGCCTATCAACCGTCACAAAAGAAACGCCTCCTTCACTAGATCAAGTAGTAGGTGAAGATTTCGAAGTTACCCCTATAAGCTATGAAGTTGCCCCTTCTTCggtaacaagtgaaaatatacaagTTATTTCGGAAATGAACCCACCTGTGGATATTCCATCTGATTTTGAAGTACAACCTGTTGTTATCCCTGGCAATGATGAGGTTttaatagaaaaagaagaagggctTCATGCTTCATCGGCGATGAATACTGAGCAAGTTGAACGTGTGAATGTGGAAGAGGATACGATAAGCCTTGCAGAGAGTATTTCTGATACAATACCTGATAAATTCGAGAGCATAATGGCGTACGTTTTGCAAAGGGAAAACAGTCAAGGAAGTAACGAGATAATAAGCGACCATGCAGAATTACCAGAATGCTACAAGCAAGGTTCGCTTCTCTCCATTTCGAACGAAGAAAAGCAAATACTCAAAGCAAATCAACCACCCACTGCCAGTGCAGTGGAAAGCGATGCTCCAGAGGCGAAGAGAGAAACTGACGATCTGGATGATGTAAGAGATGAAATTGAAATCGTCTACAGTGTAAAAACAGAAGATATCAACGAATTTAAGGGAGAAATGGAAACTGTGACTGGAATGGGAGTTACGAGTGGggaaacactggaagaaattaaTGCGAATGAAAATACAAGTGGAAAAATAGACCTCCCTGTCGGAGAAATAGAGCGTGACATAGacgatgaagaaaagaaagaaggacaagaaaaagaagaaaaagagagtgaagagTTGGTAGTGATAGGGTCAACTGATGTCGTCGTGGTagcaggagagaaagaagaagaaagagaagaggagtcGTTAGAGAAGGAGGAAAGCCAGATAGAAAAGGTCGAAGCAGAAGAGGCAATGGTAATGTTGTCagaggaaaaacagaaagaagacgaGAAGGGCAAAGAAATTGTGATTTCAGAAAATCTACCGATTGATAATGAAAACACATTGAGTTCAGTTTCTATGCTTGAAGTAAACAAGTTAGGGGAAAGAGAGGAAAACCTTTTAACAAAGAAAGGCGTGTCAAAAGTAACAATACCTTCTTCAGAAGCGCTCCTTCATTTGTTCAGTCATGTGCTTCTGTTGACACCAATGAAAAAGAAGCAATAAAAGACATAGCAACGGACGTTACACCGATaactacaacaatagcaacaacaacaacaaccactacgaCAGTAATCGCAACAGCTACAACAGATTTGACTCAGAAAGTGTTAAAAAAGTCGGACGAAAcaggagtggtggtgggagaagaaATTACTTTAGTTGAAGCAGAAGATAATATTGTGCCGACAATCGCCAGTGAAATACATTCAACTCCAACTAGTGTTGAAAACATACAAACTGTCGTGGTTAGTGGGACATATTTAGGAGACGGTGTTGGTaataaagaagaggaaggggaggaaaagaaagaagacgacaaagaaaaagaggaaggaatAAGTACAGTAGACGGAGAAGAAACGCATTTAAAAGAAGACAATTCTGGCAGTAATCTCGACCGTGTTTCATACATTCCCTATTATTCAACCAACTCTGAGATGTTAACCCGGCTTAAACAACCACCAGAGGGTAATCAGACACCGCTGATAAAAAGTGATTcaactgcaacagcagcagctaaaacaacaataataacaacaaagagCAATGGTACTATATCTACATACCCTGCAGTTACAAATACCGTCATAACAGAAAGTAGCACAAGTATTAGCCCAGAACACGACACGGGTACGGGAGAGAGATTAGTATACGGATTGAGTTCAGTTGAAAAAACTCAAGGAGAAAATGTGCGAGAAAATGAATCTGTTGTATTGGCTGCATCGAAAGAGAGTGAAAGCAATAGAG
This genomic window contains:
- the LOC118762007 gene encoding uncharacterized protein LOC118762007; amino-acid sequence: MAENKVEPHVTSDQLCEKPDLTATDIYSSEDSSSRAGKHESTLLSNEDKVLPDKKDNVSSQSFPSAASLPSHSSYFEEKQLDKEKEEPKPESNSSDPLSSEVKMDSKNDNTDSSENKKDISDSVAPKITRQPEFSRWGAFLPKPYSKTSQQPFKKFSQFFLGKSKSAAKLSSDSSPQLQSTSSTTTNSAIPPTLRTDSSLPLLPSQIATSSPRHANQQLQSQEQISTPLHPQHTLSSSSIPQSKISSVELSPSLSAAPSPPQAEIMTTASSVTLDTVQLDALKKETSVTLHEVPSVTPDKKLPEVPSITLSEKLPEVPSVTLDEKLPEVPSVTLDEKLPEVPSVTLDEKLPEVPSVTLDEKLPEVQSVTLNEKLPEVPSVTLDEKLPEVPSVTLDKKLPEVPSVTLDEKLPEVPSVTLDEKLPEVQSVTLNEKLPEVPSVTLDEKLPDVPSVTLDKKLPEVPSVTLDEKLPEVPSVTLDEKLPEVQSVTLSEKLPELPSVTLDEKLPEVPSVTLDEKLPEIPSVTLNEKLPEVPSVTLDEKLPEVPSVTLDEKLPEVPSVTLDEKLPEIPSVTLDEKLPEVPSVALDEKLPEVQSVTLSEKLPELPSVTLDEKLPEVPSVTLDEKLPEVPSVTLDEKLPEVPSVTLDEKLPEVPSVTLDEKLPEVPSVTLDEKLPEVPSVTLDEKLPEVPSVTLDEKLPEVPSVTLDEKLPEVPSVTLDKKLPEVPSVTLDEKLPEVPSVTLDEKLPEVPSVTLDEKLPEVQSVTLSEKLPELPSVTLDEKLPEVPSESLDEKLPEVPSVTLNEKLPEVPSVTLDEKLPEVPSVTLDEKLPEVPSVTLDEKLPEVPSVTLDEKLPEVPSVTLDEKLPEVPSVTLDEKLPEVPSVTLNEKLPEVPSVTLDEKLPEVPSVPLDEKLPEVPSVTLDEKLPEVPTVSLDEKLPEVPSVTLDEKLPEVPSVTLDEKLPEVQSVTLDEKLPEIPSVTLGDKLPEVPSVILDEKLPEVVSVTLDEKMPEVPSMPLENKQIEVPSVPQSYSQSEVQAKELTVLQFNALLESTSLNPVEELSVRPTVAVSEAQSLKLSEVPPLVPTPEPSLAPSVTQSVESSLDLSPEVSVESSITVSEVSSLNSSATFPLSQSPSTQTLHSLPPTPPGTMSPMQPETEIPLLTQPSTSPTTSRFFFSSPSTETSSSPTSSLTTLSSHSRATPPTASVEGDSSSVNGNFTIIYQDANHVVQHLSDDMYKTMKQSIKRGRVKELQKIFSAYIYDKDDLHQNKAHYINGGEISDTSWAHTIGTKPIGYKPVESNLNQILRVQNKQNEVQREEKELKTGEEKKELLNYELEQKQQIEITENTFINADVASVPLYSTPDNAMQSGDTIYKTEPNILTNISDTSFNTSEAEEVGLVSERLINVEQQQTEESLSLPSTGFQTTITSDIMYPEQQCRLESMSKINDNIRNESDENSSYEIINTITNNDNSNIDIKSNNDNDLYSNNNDIKGVIETKTDNYVRGEDMTEEVLVVEVNRKVETINDSNVVNEQNSSQINNIHGDDDDDDNNNNNITLGTFSTDEGKTESLLYSRNISESTVTDQEYSNGIRTSGNEEFIVKDIPSETSGESEIVEQQIENQITNKIDANTELEVEAEVGNELSETSVKPIRKEETEQSGREDAEIRKKDLPQSPEKVHNKTNIQELSIFDISKTVRKHKVRKLARIWPPTRYADDEADTYLNFQPWKKENDMNSEKENQNAGGNVEDNETNLLNGTQTHILEDTATVIEKYRPTAQERLRIVNKHIGERTVGVTKGLLPSPDSKVVHETVEVSPPTDTQETLPSVNKEIVYETIEDSPPTVAQETSDREIHETVEVSPSTDLTNFAEISSVKEAEECLETLPAMKSETIMKACDEPLFKKTEESITFLKKEDADDVKEITSATKDEENFVPDKRVADVHSLNDSEITGKIIKTEQSRRPSVQERLRIVNSRITQIRNNIPAQQTEEIILKTNEIAPDTKVPETTDSVTSNTAHGLHEVTPLIQSQGFSTLNTEVAHKSAEVSPPLNTQESILSVSKEVVQDSVEASLPTVTQEAVSSVDSEVVHEVVEVSLPTVTQEALPSVDSEVVHEVVEVSLPTVTQEALPSVDSEVVDETVEVSLPTITQETFPPVDSEVVHEIVEVSPPTVTQETLSSVDSGIVHEVVEVSLPTITQEALPPVDSEVAYEAVEISPPTVTQETIHSVDSEVVHEIVEVSLPTVIQEPVHSVDSEVTHQIVEVSLPTVSQEAVPSVGSEVVDETVEVSLPTVTQEALPSVDREVVHEIVEVSLPTVSQEAVPSVGSEVVDETVEVSLPTVTQEAVPSVDSEVVHEIVEVSLPTVSQEAVPSVDSEVVDETVEVSLPTVTQEAVPSVDSEVVHEIVEVILPTVSQEAVPSVGSEVVDETVEVSLPAVTQEAVPSVDSEVVHEVVEVSPPIVSQEAIPSVDSEVVQEVVEVSLPAVIQEPVHSVDSEVTHQIVEVSLPTVSQEAVPSVDSEVVHEVVEVSLPTATQEALPSGENEVVGETVEVSLSTVTKETPPSLDQVVGEDFEVTPISYEVAPSSVTSENIQVISEMNPPVDIPSDFEVQPVVIPGNDEVLIEKEEGLHASSAMNTEQVERVNVEEDTISLAESISDTIPDKFESIMAYVLQRENSQGSNEIISDHAELPECYKQGSLLSISNEEKQILKANQPPTASAVESDAPEAKRETDDLDDVRDEIEIVYSVKTEDINEFKGEMETVTGMGVTSGETLEEINANENTSGKIDLPVGEIERDIDDEEKKEGQEKEEKESEELVVIGSTDVVVVAGEKEEEREEESLEKEESQIEKVEAEEAMVMLSEEKQKEDEKGKEIVISENLPIDNENTLSSVSMLEVNKLGEREENLLTKKGVSKVTIPSSEALLHLFSHVLLLTPMKKKQ